The following proteins are co-located in the Calliphora vicina chromosome 2, idCalVici1.1, whole genome shotgun sequence genome:
- the Coq6 gene encoding ubiquinone biosynthesis monooxygenase COQ6, mitochondrial, producing the protein MQLLLTNCGRGKQIKPLLQLLATRAFSASPMVTAPTTSTEHYDIIIGGGGLVGTTLAAALATNKTLADKKVLLLEGAPPFKGFNVSQPYGNRVSAINKNSIALFESIGAWERMLNARVKPVKQMQVWESNSDALIQFQHDHFAQDVACIVENDLMLDAVYSQLKDSAPNVLVRNLARISDVKLPSDTGKGVSEVTLQSGEKFTCELIIGADGANSLVRKQMGVDVFSLNYDRMGLVATLELSEAADNSVAWQRFIPTGPVALLPLTDKLSSLVWSTTIPHAKELLNMSSQEFIDALNVAFCKEYPKSDIADKALSTLNSIMGRNLSSTRQYPPRVSGVFEKSRATFPLGFLHASSYICTGAALIGDAAHRVHPLAGQGVNLGFSDVGYLIETLAEAAYAGAKLGDKQYLMKYEQKCLKKNVPILVGVHGLHTLYSTTLTPVVLLRSLGLQLTQNIPQIKDIFMKRAMG; encoded by the coding sequence atgcaATTGTTATTAACTAATTGTGGTAGGGGCAAACAAATAAAGCCACTGCTCCAACTATTGGCAACTAGAGCGTTCAGTGCTTCGCCGATGGTAACTGCACCAACAACTTCAACAGAGCACTATGATATAATTATAGGAGGTGGAGGATTAGTTGGCACAACATTGGCTGCAGCTTTGGCCACAAATAAAACGTTGGCCGATAAAaaggtattgctattagaaggAGCCCCTCCCTTTAAAGGTTTTAACGTCAGCCAACCATATGGAAACCGTGTGTCAGCTATTAACAAGAACAGTATTGCTTTGTTTGAATCCATAGGTGCTTGGGAACGTATGCTCAATGCTAGAGTAAAGCCTGTCAAACAAATGCAAGTATGGGAATCTAATAGTGATGCCTTAATACAATTTCAACATGATCACTTTGCCCAAGATGTTGCTTGTATAGTGGAAAATGATTTAATGTTGGATGCTGTATACTCGCAATTAAAGGATTCAGCGCCCAATGTATTAGTGCGCAATTTGGCTCGCATTTCCGATGTTAAGCTGCCCTCAGACACTGGCAAAGGTGTTTCGGAAGTAACCTTGCAAAGTGGAGAGAAATTTACATGTGAATTAATAATAGGAGCTGATGGTGCCAATTCTTTAGTGCGTAAGCAAATGGGAGTTGATGTATTCTCATTAAATTATGACCGCATGGGCTTGGTGGCTACTTTGGAGTTAAGCGAAGCGGCAGACAACTCAGTAGCCTGGCAACGTTTTATACCGACCGGCCCGGTAGCTTTATTGCCTTTAACAGACAAACTTAGTTCCCTGGTATGGAGCACAACAATTCCTCATGCTAAAGAGTTACTTAACATGTCATCACAAGAATTTATTGATGCCTTAAATGTAGCTTTCTGCAAGGAATATCCCAAAAGTGATATAGCCGACAAAGCTCTAAGTACTTTAAATTCAATAATGGGACGCAATTTATCATCAACTAGACAATATCCACCTCGAGTAAGTGGTGTTTTCGAAAAGTCCAGAGCCACTTTCCCTCTGGGTTTCTTACACGCCTCTTCATACATTTGCACTGGAGCTGCTCTTATTGGTGATGCCGCCCATCGTGTACATCCTTTGGCTGGACAAGGTGTTAATTTGGGTTTTAGTGATGTGGGTTATTTAATTGAAACATTGGCTGAGGCAGCATATGCCGGTGCAAAGTTGGGCGATAAGCAATACTTGATGAAATACGaacagaaatgtttaaagaaaaatgtaccCATACTAGTGGGTGTTCATGGTTTGCATACACTTTATTCGACTACCCTAACACCGGTCGTGCTGTTACGTAGTTTGGGTTTGCAATTAACCCAAAATATACCAcaaattaaagatattttcatGAAGAGAGCCATGGGTTAA